The genomic segment taaatattttttttattttttatatttcatgtCAGCGCAAAAcacaatgtatttttttattttatataaaaaaatttcagacacagcATACCAAAGTTTATGTAGCGCCACTGCAGGATGAAACCATTCCCATTAAAAACGCTCAACAAGCATCTTACAATGTCGAATGCCTCGAATGCGGAACAACTATTGATGCACTGGAGCTGGCGGCTCATCATTCTATATGTTAAGACAGACTTTACGAGTAAGGATGAGgtaaaagaaacttttgatATTGTACTGTCTTCCTAGCAGTCCGCAACTGCATCAGAAGACGCAGACAGCGGTCCAGACGAAGGAGAGATGACTGCTTTATCCAAGAAAACTTGGGTCAAcgtcttttttcatttggacTATTTTGCGGTATATTTAAGCAGCTTTAACTatttaagtaatttttttataaacataaacatttttcgtaCAATTCAGGTATAACAATTATCCAAATTGGGCCGCTGGggtctttttttctaagtgcATTAAAAAAAGTGTCTGGTGCTGTACAAGACCATCCATTTCTTAGAGGTTTGAATGTACAGAAGATCGCTGATCTGTTGGCTCAGTACAAAAGTGTGCGCTCCCTTTTCGATGACAAAGTTTTGACTTCTGAAGATTATCTGAAATGCGCTTCGTTCGACCCGTACACGAAGATCTCGCAACGTCGATGATTCAGCTGTCTTGCCAGAACCACTTTGAaactttcatttaaaatgttgaagtgGCACTGTTGATTTTCCAACAAAAGGTAGGAAATTGAAATTAGAAGGTGTTTTCCAGTTTTGAACTGGGGACCGTCAACCAGGGCGGGATCtagaaagcgaaaaaaaaaatgttgtttcctTTCAACTGAGCCCATTGCGCAGCTTTCCAAGACCACAAGTTAGGACTTGTTTCAGTAAATTGATTTTGTCCCTGACGACTTCTGCAGAGTCGATGGAAAAATTACTCATGAAATAATCTGTAACGGAGGTTCATTTTCGATTGCATGAATTAAATCACATTCATTTCGCATCAATACTTTCGCGGCTTCAGCCAATAGACCTTATTGGCCtgaggatttttttctttttaaaacttaatcGAACTTAATAATACTttcgaattttaaaatgttgtatTGTCTAACTGTACTGTTGAATAATTGCACTGATTTACGTTAAACACAGAATATCATACACAGAATATCGTACACCGAAAGTCAAACTCGGAATAAATACATGGCTAGCAGCCATTCTTGACAAAGTTATCGATTGtagtttgttttccttttattgcaatctttagttttcaaataattcttgTCAGTAATAAATTGAGCTACAAAAATTTATGAATCAATCAATTATATAATCCGTTGATCCGTCCATTTCGTCAGCTTCAGAGACCGTTCAGACATTCAGTATTCAGTCATGATTCATGCAGTCATTCAGTGGTGAAATGAATATCTCACAGACTCGCAGATAGAAATACGCCAATCTGGCAACGGCCAAAGGATAGGATTACCAAACGATTCAATCCAAAAGAGCGATTACTGAAAAAAGTGGTGCTTCAAAAAAGTGGTTACTGAGTTTTGACTGATGACTTACTTTTTcaaaacctaaaaataatttgttttataacGTGTGCTGTATTGAATGCCCTGAATCTTTACTTCGTTTTTGATGAAGAATGTACAAGTTCAATTGTACAACAAGTATGCAAAGTGAAAGATGGAGTAAATGACTTGCATTTGCTGTTGTAttctgctgtgctgtgctgtgctgtgctctatgaatttattgattcaatagactttaAATGGTCGTGTCGCCGTGTGTACTACGTAAAAGGGCCTTTATCCATGATGCATATTTGATTGATACCACGGCCTCACAAGgttattttgtttagtttaATGACGTTGACtaataatatattattatGTATAATTACTTTCACTAGATGGCGATTTGTAGTACGGGTTTGGGGTCTTCTCGTTCGAGTCCGGTTAGTAATTACGGATTATCTCTTTATTTTCGTAGGAATAATGGATtcattacgtaaaaaaaatatttaatatagATCTGACAAGAGAACGGAGAATGTTGGGGTATGTGATTTTATGTTGGCAGCTCGGCCTTCAAATGCATTCATCACTGGGCGTTCGATTCACAATCAACGATTTGAGAGGGCGTGGCGCGTTGTATTCCAGAATTGCGTTGTGCCCTTCTACAATACTTTTCAATAGTGATTACAATTATGAAAAGTTTACTTTTCTATTACattcattaatgcaatacatttAACAAGCGAATCGCCACTCAAAGAGaccgttttgggggtttttgatTTAGCGGAAATCGTCGCTGGGGGTTCTAAAAATTTAGAAGTAGATGGGTTTTGTGCAAAATTTTTCGCTAAGTCGATTGGTGAAAACCGCAATCGCCTAGCTTTTGTAGTTTtggagatatttaaaaaaaactgagagggggtagccgaaatttgaacttttttttttggtttttgtgcagcagttttctcgtcaactgctgcacctagaaatattctaattgtttgaaaatgataagatagcccacctcttcaaactgttttcatgttttttcgaTGCTCGGCTCAGAGGCCGAGATAttaacgattgaaattttggaaaaaattcctaaaaatttcttcgtttttcggcCATGCGGGCTTCATCctataagccacctagcgctcgcgaaaacaacatttccccctctttgcctttagggtctgttgAGGTGACCACCCCCTCTCGATAGGTGTAGGCTGACGTTATGAGGGAGACCACCCCGacagaccctaaaggcaaagagggggaaatgttgttttcgcgagcgctaggtggcttatagGATGAAGCCCGGCATGgccgaaaaacgaagaaatttttaggaattttttccaaaatttcaatcgttaatatctcggcttctgAGCTGAGCAtcgaaaaaacatgaaaacagtttgaagaggtgggctatcccatcattttCCAACAATTAGAATATTTCTAGGTGCAgtagttgacgagaaaactgctgcacaaaaaccgaaaaaaaagttcaaatttcggctaccccctcacagttttttttaaatatctcccaaactgCAAAAGCTAGGCGATTGCAGTTTTCACCATTCAACTTAGCAAAAAATTTTGCACAAAACCTATCTACTTCTAAATTTTTAGAACCCCCAGCGACGATTTCCGCTAAAtcaaaaaaccccaaaacggTCTCTTTGAGTGGCGATTCTCTTGTTAAGAATTACATTCATTAATGTAATACACGTTATTACACAGCCACTGTGTAATTGATCCCTGATCTGATCCCAAAATggcaaaatctctttcttcccttggacggaagagggagaaagagaaagggtaaatattttttgatatggcaacactggtgatggggaatcgagaagaaaacggaaaacttgtaattcgtgttttcatttttgatttcattactataaatgaaacttaaaaaatgtgatcttatgaccacagatagagctaatgcagctcttttttttaagaaatttcccaccctataatattacgtagtTACTGAAtaacaggcctccaaagtaagcccattcgGGCATTCCCTACtgggcctctcggccgtacggatacttacgcaacgcgatgAAAACCAcctatcgcgttgttgaaaaattcccaaaaaatatCACATGATATATGTCTTAATATTAaccttcgaaaaaaaatgtattgaattccaccgagaattctatttttgggagcgttttgaaaaacgcgttttccctgctgatcctctcagccgtacggatactttcggtacccactgtagGTATGCTAATTTCCAGTGTATTTCAAGCAGGAAGCTTCCAactccaaatgttttttttttttcaaaaactatcGCTTCAAAATGTAAAACCATCCAGTTTAAACAGTATGATTAAAGATTATTGGCGAAAAGATGACGTTATCGGTTAGGGGTCTTCCGTTCCGTATAGTTACTTATAGAAAGGTTTGATACATGGGGAATTTATATGCAGTCACCATATCTAACTTTTGCGCAAAAATTGAGGACACCAAGAACTGGTTACGGTAACTACGATCTAGATATCACGAGCTCTGAAGAAATCCAATCTTGTCTGTTAATTAAATAAACGATAAATTCAAGCCCACGTCACTGCCATACGCCAAGAGCAAAGTTTGACCGTTTGACTGAACTCGAGTAACTTCATTGGATTTTCGGAGCTTCAATATTGCCCAGCAACCCTATCTTCCAAGTTCTGAAAGACCAAAGTTTTGATTCAGTAgttgtcccccccccccaatgtTTTTAGGATAGAAAAGTATTATTTAACGTGGCCTATGTCCTCATGTCATAAAGATTACAAGCAATGGAATTGTGTGCCTCTTATTATCTTGTTAGAAGAAGTTGGAAAGCCCAAACTTCTGGCCCATCTAGTCAACGAATGCTCTACTTTagggaataaggaaaaaggaattgaTGTCCAGTAACATCGCCCTCGataattaaaagatttaaaaaaaagttgtgttttttttttctttcttcttcacatttttcattGGCAACACGttcaataattttatattCAAGTCGATTCTCATCGAAAGTCAAATTGAAAGAGCGAGCCAGCGTCATTACCCCACTAGAAATTTCGTTCCATTCGAGGGAATAGAAGCAGGAAGAGAAcataaaggaaaacaaaatttttttcactgaTGGATTGCCATTCAATCAATTAGAACACGCGATCTTGGTAACTGCTGTCGGCAGACGGATGAGGCTTAGGCTGAGGCAAAGCCGGGTGAGGTTGTGGTCTTCCAGCTCGGCGTGGAGGAGCCAGAAATTCGAACATACCTAATAGAAGAATACATATTGTGTTATGTCTGTAACAGGAGAAGAAATTAATAAGTAACATTGAATACATACTTTGACCATGCTGGCCAAGCATCTTAGAGAGCTCGCAAGGCATTGGGTCCGTCCAGAAAAAGTCGTGATTAAGGGCAGCATCGGCATCCACTCGCTTAGAAGGATCCAATGTCAACAACTTGTCCAACAAATCACAAGCATAGGGATCCTTAACGTACGGTTTCAAGCGTTCTGTAGAGGAAATTACAACTTGTTAGTTTGAAGTAAAAGACAGTTCACACATGATATTTAAACCCAACCTTTCACTTTTCGTTTTTGTCCTTTAGGCAATTCCATTTTGTTGTACAATTCCAGCTTTTCAACGTCCGGCCAAATTTCTGGGACGATGGAGCCACAGAGCTGGCAAATCAATGTCAGTTGGTGTTGTTCAGTATTGCCCTATTTCAATATAATCATTACCAACCATAACATTCACGCAAAAATGCCAAAAGTGTCAAATACCTGCATAATTGGGCTACGAGTCCACATCTCAGCCATAATGCAACCAGCACCCCACATGTCAACTGGGGGTCCGTAATTTCGTTCTCCTAAGAGCAACTCGGGTGGTCGGTACCACAAAGTGACGACACGGTTGGTATATCTTTTggagaaatattttataaattcacAAATTGTTTCAAAGGTTATAATATGGAATACCTGTTTGGTTGGTTATTTTTGTTCAAGCTGAATGCTCTTGCTAGACCGAAATCAGCCAACTTCAGGACACCACTTTTGGTTATCAAAACATTAGCAGCTTTCATGTCTCTGTGTAGGATCTTAAAGAGAACCACATTGAAACAAGGTTCACGGAGTCATACCCAGTGGGTGGAAACAACTCACTTTGTTACTGTGGATAAAATACAATCCATTCAAAAGCTGCTGCATGACCTTCTTAATTTCTCCCAGACTAAATTTGACATTGGCATTTGACAGCAAACCAGCCAGATCGTGTTCACAAAAGTCAAAGACCAAGTAAAAGGTGGACTTGAATTTGTTGAGCTGAGTAACTTTGGTTCGACAAATTTCGATGAGATTGACCACATTTTCATGTTTCAGAAGTTGGAGAATCCGAATTTCTCTCAAGGCAGTGATAGGGAACTGAAACACAGGAACAAAGACATTTCAGAATTGTGTCAGATGAAACATTTTGTTACCAAGAAGAAGTAGCACTCACCCCTTCCTTCTCATTTTCCATCAGCACTTTCTTGAGAGccacaatttttttggtttttttgtggcGGGCTTTAAACACTTCCCCAAAGGTGCCCTGTCCAATTTTGGCCATCTTTTCGTACTTGTTGACCTCGTCACAGAATGGAAACTCGAGTTCTTCGAGAAATTTTTCTCGATCTTTAGGATTCATAGAAGTGATGGAAGTGGCCATGTTCTGGGGAGATTTGTTCGGATGATTTCTCACCCTGGAATCTGCTGAAATTCACCagtacaaaaaagaagagtaccAAGCACTTGGTGATGGAGAAAGATGTTAAAgtaaaagaggaggaaacaagtttttttgagcgaaaaataacaaaaaaaaaaacaactaagggctatggaaaaaatgtttctcccAGAACTGATGGGTAAGGCTAAACAGCAACCCAATATTGCGCTTTGCGTTCGATTTTGTATCTGGCCGAAATCACGACGAGTCTCAGACTCTCAGTGAGTTTTAGTCTTTTAGAACCTATGAacactgctgttgttgtctttttgttAGCAGCCAAGTGTTTCTAACCACACAAAACACTCTCGTTCGAGTATGCGACGTCATTTTCGCTTGCGTTTGAAGGTCCAATTACAACTGACATAATATACCGTGCGCACGGCATGAATTATAAATTGATTCTGGTCTTGAGTTCGATCCTTGATGAGAATATTGACATTCGGTTCGTTGTTAATTGGACCGGCGAATGATGAATGAGGCAAATTACTCGATGCATGACCTCACTTAACTTACAATCTCCATCTCATAATAAAGAAACCTAATAAAGGGGTTGTGTTCGGTAcgaaagtaattaaaaaatgaagaagaggcGCAACTTCTATACATCTCCCGTGCGAGAACCGATCAATATCCGTGCACTGAAGCACTGCTGCGCGCCGACCTTTTGGtgatcgtgtgtgtgtatgtgatgTGTTGCTGCGTGCGTACTATACATGTGCAGTTATATCGCACTAATCGATGAAACTAATTATTGGCGGGGGTCGCTCAATCATCTACCAATGCAATAATGTAGACGGCAGAagagcttttttctttattaccaTCAGCCAACAAATCATACTGAGATATGTAGCTACTAAAATCGTCCATTATTTCCAATCTGATTGGAATTCAGTTGTCGGCAATATTGTTCAACAATTGATATTGAAAGTTTCAAATGACGTCGGTACGACTTTGCATTATTTAAGCCCGGAGAACGgagtaaaggaaaaaaggggtggCAAAGATGGCCCTGTTCACTTattgaaaaagtcaaaagctGGCTGCCGATGCATCcgcccaacacacacacacggagggaaaacaaaaaagcacaCACATTTTATTAATGTGGTATAGTGCAATATAGGGAGCGTGCTGGCCTTTTGTTGACTTGAGCGTTGCGTTGTGCGTATATAGTAATAGTATAGGATAGGATAGTGGCATCGTCTATGTTTGTTTTAGAACAATATTCGTTGTTGCCATTATTGTCCGTTTTCATTACCATCGCCGGCAAACAAAAGCCggaatgcagcagcagctgacaAACAACCATTTCCAGCTCCGGCTAAGTTCCCGGTAAAAATGTTTAGTGAAATCCTCGGGGGAAAAGgggaaaggaggaaaaaaaaatagctcatttctcccattttgttttcattcgcTTTCATTTTCGCCAAAGAAAACgggaatataataaaaaggCAAACAAGGATGCAGTGCGGCATCCGAATTTCTCCCCTGCGTCACCGTGTCGGCGCAGCTGGAACGGCGAAAGAAACGCTTGATGAAATTGCCTCTCccgagacgacgacgacgaaaagaaaaaggaaacagcCAACTGAATCAAAGCGAGATAgtagataaaaagaaactcgttTTAGTAGTTGACGGACGGCAAATCTCATAACATTCCGACGGTGTGTTATCGTCGTTGAGTGTCGTGCAGTTCAAAGAGAACCGGGCCACGGTCAATTCGTCGTCCTTCACACGTTCCTTCTTGCTGGATAATTCACGTAAAATTGCAGATAGATATTGTAGGAAATCATTTGCCCGACCGAACGGA from the Daphnia pulex isolate KAP4 chromosome 1, ASM2113471v1 genome contains:
- the LOC124193810 gene encoding cyclin-dependent kinase 9-like, encoding MATSITSMNPKDREKFLEELEFPFCDEVNKYEKMAKIGQGTFGEVFKARHKKTKKIVALKKVLMENEKEGFPITALREIRILQLLKHENVVNLIEICRTKVTQLNKFKSTFYLVFDFCEHDLAGLLSNANVKFSLGEIKKVMQQLLNGLYFIHSNKILHRDMKAANVLITKSGVLKLADFGLARAFSLNKNNQPNRYTNRVVTLWYRPPELLLGERNYGPPVDMWGAGCIMAEMWTRSPIMQGNTEQHQLTLICQLCGSIVPEIWPDVEKLELYNKMELPKGQKRKVKERLKPYVKDPYACDLLDKLLTLDPSKRVDADAALNHDFFWTDPMPCELSKMLGQHGQSMFEFLAPPRRAGRPQPHPALPQPKPHPSADSSYQDRVF